The following are from one region of the Polaribacter marinaquae genome:
- a CDS encoding glycosyltransferase family 4 protein, translating into MSKKLHILFLCGWFPSRVLPTNGDFIERHAKAVSKKHKVTVLHIISDENCIQKIEIVSEQKDELDIHIAYIKKTKNPLNKLLLYRKAFLSLLKNIGDFDVVHLNKLYPFGIFSLYLKKTQKKPFIISEHFTGYHLPLSKNISFIEKFISKKIAKNAAFICPVSNNLKEAMQQLGFDGNYKRVPNVVDTNLFVPSESKNSVFTISHISNMVNRHKNIEGLLKVIKKLETKLANFKVEIIGENSSNYISFANKIDINLNNVTFIDQIPHKEIANRLQNSDLFVLFSNYENLPCVILESFSCGVPVISTNVGGIKEYFPEDFGKLIKKNDQEELLKSILLFEKSFKTKTLNKQKMHNFVIDNFSENKIALEFEKLYFKALK; encoded by the coding sequence TTGAGTAAAAAACTACATATATTATTTCTTTGCGGCTGGTTTCCTTCTAGAGTCTTGCCAACTAATGGCGATTTTATAGAAAGACATGCTAAAGCTGTTTCAAAAAAACATAAAGTAACAGTTTTACATATAATTTCTGATGAAAATTGTATACAAAAAATAGAAATAGTTTCAGAACAAAAAGACGAATTAGATATACATATTGCCTATATAAAAAAGACGAAAAACCCTTTAAATAAGCTACTTTTATATAGAAAAGCTTTTCTTTCTTTATTAAAAAATATTGGTGATTTTGACGTTGTACATTTAAATAAATTATATCCTTTTGGTATTTTTAGTTTGTATCTAAAAAAAACTCAAAAGAAACCATTTATTATTTCTGAACATTTTACAGGTTATCATTTACCTTTATCAAAAAACATTTCTTTTATTGAGAAGTTTATCAGTAAAAAAATTGCTAAAAATGCAGCATTTATTTGCCCAGTTTCTAACAATTTAAAAGAAGCAATGCAACAGTTGGGGTTTGATGGAAATTACAAAAGAGTACCCAATGTTGTTGATACAAATTTGTTTGTTCCTTCAGAATCTAAAAATTCGGTTTTTACAATCTCGCATATTTCTAATATGGTTAATCGACATAAAAACATTGAAGGTTTACTAAAAGTTATCAAAAAACTAGAAACTAAATTAGCAAATTTTAAGGTTGAAATAATTGGTGAAAATTCTAGCAATTATATATCTTTTGCTAATAAAATTGATATCAATCTAAATAATGTAACATTTATTGATCAAATTCCTCATAAAGAAATTGCAAATAGATTACAGAACAGTGATTTGTTTGTTTTGTTTAGTAATTATGAAAATCTACCATGTGTAATTTTAGAATCTTTTTCTTGTGGTGTACCTGTAATCTCTACCAATGTTGGCGGAATAAAAGAATATTTTCCAGAAGATTTTGGTAAACTAATTAAAAAAAATGATCAAGAAGAATTATTAAAAAGTATTTTACTTTTTGAAAAAAGTTTTAAAACCAAAACACTTAATAAACAAAAAATGCACAATTTTGTTATCGATAATTTCTCTGAAAATAAAATTGCGCTAGAGTTTGAAAAATTATATTTTAAAGCATTAAAATAA
- a CDS encoding YjjG family noncanonical pyrimidine nucleotidase → MKIEHVFFDLDHTLWDFDKNSGLTFEKIFKLNNVNIEIDDFLRIYMPINLEYWRLYRDEKVTKEALRYNRLKKSFDKLNFEISDVLIDKLAIDYIDNLSSFNYLFEGTFEILDYLKSKYQLHIITNGFDEVQMKKMTSSKIIDYFDAIITSDSVGVKKPNPKVFNFALKKANATAENSVMIGDSLEADINGALNVGFNVIHCVFNDETATDNNVTSVANLLEIKQYL, encoded by the coding sequence ATGAAAATAGAACACGTATTTTTCGACTTAGACCACACGCTTTGGGATTTTGATAAAAACTCTGGTTTAACCTTTGAGAAAATTTTTAAATTAAACAATGTAAATATAGAAATTGATGATTTTTTAAGAATCTATATGCCTATTAATTTAGAATATTGGCGACTTTACAGAGATGAAAAAGTAACCAAAGAAGCACTTAGATACAATAGGTTAAAAAAGTCTTTTGATAAATTGAATTTTGAAATTTCTGATGTATTGATTGATAAATTAGCGATCGATTACATAGATAATTTATCAAGTTTTAATTACTTATTCGAAGGAACTTTTGAAATTTTAGACTATTTAAAAAGTAAATATCAATTGCATATCATTACAAACGGATTTGACGAAGTTCAAATGAAGAAAATGACAAGTTCAAAAATTATTGATTATTTTGATGCGATTATTACTTCTGATTCTGTTGGCGTAAAAAAACCGAATCCGAAAGTATTTAATTTTGCATTAAAGAAAGCCAACGCAACTGCAGAAAACTCGGTTATGATTGGCGATAGTTTAGAAGCAGATATTAACGGTGCTTTAAATGTAGGTTTTAACGTAATTCATTGTGTTTTTAATGATGAAACAGCAACAGACAACAATGTAACTTCTGTGGCTAATTTACTTGAGATTAAGCAATATTTATAA